A section of the Bombus terrestris chromosome 2, iyBomTerr1.2, whole genome shotgun sequence genome encodes:
- the LOC100652331 gene encoding microsomal glutathione S-transferase 1, with protein sequence MSTLNKSLVDPELFKIFAFWGSILALKLLAMAPLTARYRFKNLAFANIEDTKTLKGSKVNTNDPEVERVRRAHLNDLENILIWYIVTFAWLTTGPSTWLASILIRAFVIARFVHTVAYAIFSKQPHRALAFFVGFGITAYQAFSTLLYYL encoded by the exons ATGTCCACCTTAAACAAAAGTCTTGTAGATCCCgaacttttcaaaatttttgcaTTTTGGGGAAGTATACTTGCTTTAAAATTACTCGCGATGGCACCATTAACTGCACGCTACAGATTTAAAAATTTG GCATTTGCAAACATCGAGGATACAAAAACGTTAAAAGGATCAAAAGTTAATACCAATGATCCCGAAGTTGAACGCGTACGCAGAGCACATTTAAATGATTTGGAAAATATTCTTATATGGTATATTGTTACATTCGCTTGGTTAACCACAGGACCTTCTACATGGTTAGCTTCAATTTTAATTAGGGCTTTTGTAATTGCTAGATTTGTTCACACAGTGGCATATGCTATTTTCTCAAAACAACCTCATAGAGCACTAGCCTTTTTTGTAGGTTTTGGTATTACTGCATATCAAGCATTTAGTACTCTGTTGTACTATTTGTAA